From the genome of Populus trichocarpa isolate Nisqually-1 chromosome 15, P.trichocarpa_v4.1, whole genome shotgun sequence, one region includes:
- the LOC7457572 gene encoding uncharacterized protein LOC7457572 isoform X1: MAISRLSFACRHGFHYSPSFFHCFQKVRFSSFAAIETLFDQDNVIKDKNQNLGDPKALEWKKWNSKELGISNSTISRPTKKVLDGLKKNGYEVYLVGGCVRDLILKRTPKDFDIITSAELKEVVRTFPQCIIVGKRFPICHVHVGDTIVEVSSFSTTGPKFRLDLSNGISPPIDCDEKDYVRWKNCLRRDLTINGLMFDPYKRIVYDYVGGLEDIKKAKVRTVVPASTSFQEDCARILRAVRIAARLGFRFTRETAHFIKNLSRSLLRLDNQRIMMEMNYMLAYGSAEASLRILWKFGLLELLLPFQAAYFVRDGFKRQDKRSNMLLCLFSNLDKHLAPDRPCHNSLWVGILAFHKALSDQPRDPMVVAAFCLAVHNGGDILGGVKMVKKFTKPHDVSFHELSEPQNLNSEALVDEVVDFAASVKQVLYWMTDEYCVSQAMAEYPQAPCSDLVFFPLAVYLKVCRIFECSREGSQKVFMPKQGRKINYEMLALGSLQEVRHTFARVVFDTVFPLNLT, translated from the exons ATGGCAATTTCAAGACTAAGCTTTGCTTGTAGACACGGCTTCCATTATAGTCCATCTTTTTTTCACTGCTTTCAAAAA GTTAGATTCAGCTCATTTGCAGCAATTGAAACCCTTTTTGATCAAGATAATGTTATTAaagacaaaaatcaaaatttgg GGGATCCTAAGGCGCTGGAGTGGAAGAAATGGAATTCCAAGGAACTTGGAATCAGTAATTCAACGATTTCAAGGCCTACAAAGAAGGTTCTTGATGGACTTAAGAAAAATG GATATGAGGTTTATCTGGTGGGAGGCTGTGTCCGGGACCTTATTTTAAAGAGAACACCGAAGGATTTTGATATAATCACATCAGCTGAGCTTAAAGAG GTAGTAAGGACATTTCCGCAGTGTATAATAGTTGGCAAGCGGTTTCCCATATGTCACGTGCACGTTGGGGATACTATTGTTGAG GTTTCGAGTTTTAGCACCACGGGACCGAAGTTCAGGTTGGATTTGAGCAATGGCATCAGTCCTCCCATTGATTGCGATGAGAAGGATTATGTTCGTTGGAAGAATTGTTTGCGGCGAGACTTAACAATAAATGG GTTGATGTTTGATCCATATAAAAGAATAGTGTATGACTATGTGGGAGGTCTGGAAGATATTAAAAAGGCTAAA GTGCGGACTGTGGTCCCAGCTAGTACTTCCTTTCAAGAGGACTGTG CTCGCATTCTGCGTGCAGTAAGAATTGCTGCTCGTTTAGGATTCCGTTTTACAAGGGAAACAGCTCACTTTATCAAAAACCTTTCTCGCTCGTTATTAAGACTTGACAAT CAAAGGATCATGATGGAGATGAACTACATGCTAGCATATGGTTCTGCTGAAGCTTCTTTGAGGATATTATGGAAATTTGGACTTCTTGAACTTCTTCTGCCCTTCCAG GCAGCATACTTTGTTCGTGATGGATTTAAGAGACAGGACAAGAGATCTAACATGCTTTTG TGTCTGTTTTCTAACTTGGATAAACATCTTGCACCTGATAGGCCATGCCACAACAGCTTAtg ggTTGGAATCTTAGCGTTTCATAAAGCATTATCTGACCAACCAAGGGATCCTATGGTGGTTGCAGCATTTTGTCTTGCTGTCCACAATGGTGGAGATATTTTAGGAGGGGTAAAAATGGTGAAGAAGTTCACCAAGCCCCATGATGTTAGCTTCCATGAGTTATCCGAACCTCAGAATCTTAACTCTGAAGCACTGGTTGATGAGGTTGTGGATTTCGCAGCGTCTGTTAAACAAGTTCTATATTGGATGACCGATGAGTATTGTGTTTCACAGGCAATGGCAGAGTACCCTCAAGCACCATGTTCAGATTTG GTATTCTTTCCATTGGCAGTGTATTTAAAAGTGTGCAGGATTTTTGAGTGTTCAAGAGAGGGCTCACAGAAAGTATTTATGCCAAAGCAAGGTAGAAAGATTAATTATGAGATGTTGGCTTTGGGAAGCCTGCAAGAAGTTCGGCATACTTTTGCGAGGGTTGTCTTTGATACTGTGTTCCCGCTCAATTTAACCTAA
- the LOC7457572 gene encoding uncharacterized protein LOC7457572 isoform X2 codes for MAISRLSFACRHGFHYSPSFFHCFQKVRFSSFAAIETLFDQDNVIKDKNQNLGDPKALEWKKWNSKELGISNSTISRPTKKVLDGLKKNGYEVYLVGGCVRDLILKRTPKDFDIITSAELKEVVRTFPQCIIVGKRFPICHVHVGDTIVEVSSFSTTGPKFRLDLSNGISPPIDCDEKDYVRWKNCLRRDLTINGLMFDPYKRIVYDYVGGLEDIKKAKVRTVVPASTSFQEDCARILRAVRIAARLGFRFTRETAHFIKNLSRSLLRLDNQRIMMEMNYMLAYGSAEASLRILWKFGLLELLLPFQAAYFVRDGFKRQDKRSNMLLCLFSNLDKHLAPDRPCHNSLWVGILAFHKALSDQPRDPMVVAAFCLAVHNGGDILGGVKMVKKFTKPHDVSFHELSEPQNLNSEALVDEVVDFAASVKQVLYWMTDEYCVSQAMAEYPQAPCSDLGSRLWT; via the exons ATGGCAATTTCAAGACTAAGCTTTGCTTGTAGACACGGCTTCCATTATAGTCCATCTTTTTTTCACTGCTTTCAAAAA GTTAGATTCAGCTCATTTGCAGCAATTGAAACCCTTTTTGATCAAGATAATGTTATTAaagacaaaaatcaaaatttgg GGGATCCTAAGGCGCTGGAGTGGAAGAAATGGAATTCCAAGGAACTTGGAATCAGTAATTCAACGATTTCAAGGCCTACAAAGAAGGTTCTTGATGGACTTAAGAAAAATG GATATGAGGTTTATCTGGTGGGAGGCTGTGTCCGGGACCTTATTTTAAAGAGAACACCGAAGGATTTTGATATAATCACATCAGCTGAGCTTAAAGAG GTAGTAAGGACATTTCCGCAGTGTATAATAGTTGGCAAGCGGTTTCCCATATGTCACGTGCACGTTGGGGATACTATTGTTGAG GTTTCGAGTTTTAGCACCACGGGACCGAAGTTCAGGTTGGATTTGAGCAATGGCATCAGTCCTCCCATTGATTGCGATGAGAAGGATTATGTTCGTTGGAAGAATTGTTTGCGGCGAGACTTAACAATAAATGG GTTGATGTTTGATCCATATAAAAGAATAGTGTATGACTATGTGGGAGGTCTGGAAGATATTAAAAAGGCTAAA GTGCGGACTGTGGTCCCAGCTAGTACTTCCTTTCAAGAGGACTGTG CTCGCATTCTGCGTGCAGTAAGAATTGCTGCTCGTTTAGGATTCCGTTTTACAAGGGAAACAGCTCACTTTATCAAAAACCTTTCTCGCTCGTTATTAAGACTTGACAAT CAAAGGATCATGATGGAGATGAACTACATGCTAGCATATGGTTCTGCTGAAGCTTCTTTGAGGATATTATGGAAATTTGGACTTCTTGAACTTCTTCTGCCCTTCCAG GCAGCATACTTTGTTCGTGATGGATTTAAGAGACAGGACAAGAGATCTAACATGCTTTTG TGTCTGTTTTCTAACTTGGATAAACATCTTGCACCTGATAGGCCATGCCACAACAGCTTAtg ggTTGGAATCTTAGCGTTTCATAAAGCATTATCTGACCAACCAAGGGATCCTATGGTGGTTGCAGCATTTTGTCTTGCTGTCCACAATGGTGGAGATATTTTAGGAGGGGTAAAAATGGTGAAGAAGTTCACCAAGCCCCATGATGTTAGCTTCCATGAGTTATCCGAACCTCAGAATCTTAACTCTGAAGCACTGGTTGATGAGGTTGTGGATTTCGCAGCGTCTGTTAAACAAGTTCTATATTGGATGACCGATGAGTATTGTGTTTCACAGGCAATGGCAGAGTACCCTCAAGCACCATGTTCAGATTTG GGGTCTCGACTATGGACTTGA
- the LOC7457572 gene encoding uncharacterized protein LOC7457572 isoform X3, whose amino-acid sequence MAISRLSFACRHGFHYSPSFFHCFQKVRFSSFAAIETLFDQDNVIKDKNQNLGDPKALEWKKWNSKELGISNSTISRPTKKVLDGLKKNGYEVYLVGGCVRDLILKRTPKDFDIITSAELKEVVRTFPQCIIVGKRFPICHVHVGDTIVEVSSFSTTGPKFRLDLSNGISPPIDCDEKDYVRWKNCLRRDLTINGCGLWSQLVLPFKRTVQRIMMEMNYMLAYGSAEASLRILWKFGLLELLLPFQAAYFVRDGFKRQDKRSNMLLCLFSNLDKHLAPDRPCHNSLWVGILAFHKALSDQPRDPMVVAAFCLAVHNGGDILGGVKMVKKFTKPHDVSFHELSEPQNLNSEALVDEVVDFAASVKQVLYWMTDEYCVSQAMAEYPQAPCSDLVFFPLAVYLKVCRIFECSREGSQKVFMPKQGRKINYEMLALGSLQEVRHTFARVVFDTVFPLNLT is encoded by the exons ATGGCAATTTCAAGACTAAGCTTTGCTTGTAGACACGGCTTCCATTATAGTCCATCTTTTTTTCACTGCTTTCAAAAA GTTAGATTCAGCTCATTTGCAGCAATTGAAACCCTTTTTGATCAAGATAATGTTATTAaagacaaaaatcaaaatttgg GGGATCCTAAGGCGCTGGAGTGGAAGAAATGGAATTCCAAGGAACTTGGAATCAGTAATTCAACGATTTCAAGGCCTACAAAGAAGGTTCTTGATGGACTTAAGAAAAATG GATATGAGGTTTATCTGGTGGGAGGCTGTGTCCGGGACCTTATTTTAAAGAGAACACCGAAGGATTTTGATATAATCACATCAGCTGAGCTTAAAGAG GTAGTAAGGACATTTCCGCAGTGTATAATAGTTGGCAAGCGGTTTCCCATATGTCACGTGCACGTTGGGGATACTATTGTTGAG GTTTCGAGTTTTAGCACCACGGGACCGAAGTTCAGGTTGGATTTGAGCAATGGCATCAGTCCTCCCATTGATTGCGATGAGAAGGATTATGTTCGTTGGAAGAATTGTTTGCGGCGAGACTTAACAATAAATGG GTGCGGACTGTGGTCCCAGCTAGTACTTCCTTTCAAGAGGACTGTG CAAAGGATCATGATGGAGATGAACTACATGCTAGCATATGGTTCTGCTGAAGCTTCTTTGAGGATATTATGGAAATTTGGACTTCTTGAACTTCTTCTGCCCTTCCAG GCAGCATACTTTGTTCGTGATGGATTTAAGAGACAGGACAAGAGATCTAACATGCTTTTG TGTCTGTTTTCTAACTTGGATAAACATCTTGCACCTGATAGGCCATGCCACAACAGCTTAtg ggTTGGAATCTTAGCGTTTCATAAAGCATTATCTGACCAACCAAGGGATCCTATGGTGGTTGCAGCATTTTGTCTTGCTGTCCACAATGGTGGAGATATTTTAGGAGGGGTAAAAATGGTGAAGAAGTTCACCAAGCCCCATGATGTTAGCTTCCATGAGTTATCCGAACCTCAGAATCTTAACTCTGAAGCACTGGTTGATGAGGTTGTGGATTTCGCAGCGTCTGTTAAACAAGTTCTATATTGGATGACCGATGAGTATTGTGTTTCACAGGCAATGGCAGAGTACCCTCAAGCACCATGTTCAGATTTG GTATTCTTTCCATTGGCAGTGTATTTAAAAGTGTGCAGGATTTTTGAGTGTTCAAGAGAGGGCTCACAGAAAGTATTTATGCCAAAGCAAGGTAGAAAGATTAATTATGAGATGTTGGCTTTGGGAAGCCTGCAAGAAGTTCGGCATACTTTTGCGAGGGTTGTCTTTGATACTGTGTTCCCGCTCAATTTAACCTAA
- the LOC7456637 gene encoding mitochondrial phosphate carrier protein 3, mitochondrial: protein MAKNENSCQSLIPSFLYSSSVGSRNGGVLQQPKLWPSSDSGDHGVLSKNFVIPAPTEKLEMYSPTFYMACTAGGILSCGITHTALTPLDVVKCNMQIDPSKYKSISSGFGVLLREQGVKGFFRGWVPTLLGYSAQGACKYGFYEFFKKYYSDIAGPEYAAKYKTLIYLAGSASAEIIADVALCPMEALKVRVQTQPGFARGLADGMPKFIRAQGYSGLYKGIVPLWGRQIPYTMMKFASFETIVEYLYKNVIPTPKEQCSKTLQLGVSFGGGYVAGILCTIVSQPADNLVSFLNNAKGATAGDAVRQLGLWGLFTRGLPLRLAMIGTLTGAQWVIYDAFKVFVGLPTTGGAAPAPVAEA, encoded by the exons ATGGCCAAGAACGAGAATTCTTGTCAATCTTTGATCCCAAGCTTTCTCTACTCCTCTTCAGTTGGCTCTAGAAATGGAGGAGTACTGCAACAACCTAAGCTTTGGCCATCGTCTGATAGTGGTGATCATGGAGTGCTGTCAAAGAACTTTGTGATACCAGCACCTACGGAAAAGTTAGAGATGTACTCACCAACTTTTTATATGGCTTGTACTGCTGGTGGGATTCTTAGCTGCGGAATCACTCACACGGCTCTCACTCCTCTTGATGTTGTCAAGTGCAACATGCAG ATTGACCCATCAAAGTACAAGAGCATTTCATCAGGATTTGGGGTATTGCTCAGGGAGCAGGGAGTTAAAGGTTTCTTTAGAGGATGGGTGCCTACCTTGCTTGGCTACAGTGCTCAGGGTGCTTGCAAGTATGGATTCTATGAGTTCTTTAAGAAGTACTACTCAGATATTGCTGGCCCTGAGTATGCAGCCAAGTACAAGACCTTGATTTATCTTGCTGGCTCAGCATCTGCTGAAATAATTGCTGATGTTGCTCTCTGCCCTATGGAGGCACTGAAAGTTCGCGTCCAAACTCAGCCTGGTTTTGCTAGGGGCTTGGCAGATGGTATGCCTAAGTTTATCAGAGCTCAAGGCTATTCTGG GTTATACAAAGGGATTGTTCCTCTTTGGGGGCGTCAGATTCCAT ATACAATGATGAAATTTGCATCCTTTGAGACTATTGTGGAGTACCTATACAAGAATGTCATCCCAACACCCAAAGAACAGTGCAGCAAAACCTTGCAGCTTGGAGTCAGCTTTGGTGGTGGATACGTTGCTGGTATACTCTGTACTATTGTCTCACAGCCTGCTGACAACCTGGTGTCTTTCCTCAACAATGCCAAGGGGGCAACTGCTGGTGAT GCTGTCAGGCAGCTCGGTTTATGGGGGCTCTTTACCCGCGGGCTTCCTCTCCGACTTGCCATGATAGGAACGCTTACAGGAGCTCAATGGGTTATCTATGATGCTTTTAAAGTGTTTGTTGGGCT ACCAACTACTGGTGGTGCTGCTCCAGCTCCAGTTGCAGAAGCTTAA